One region of Halohasta litchfieldiae genomic DNA includes:
- a CDS encoding HEAT repeat domain-containing protein has protein sequence MPSTPTPRRSPCSICGTPVGSAAAHVPNPVCDVCDSRAETVDGRPADAAGEPNPVVIDGHTCWRQYTLPADVDAGGVDHLTIRDAVGCDSVHDCIRRHTDADGEPLQWFAPGPTGEPMQIRSAPDSGEALEAFFDQFDSSTAFRIVSEEGGSTSVTADQPVAGPTRLPAAAVGLTAPPTFELMTVEASPQRVQLSVPEITAVEVVTRASLPALDEGSPDDRVDRYRQLAAVAPGLLKTESLWPLIDDDSTAVRYDAIRTVESVVEDRPEVGLTAVDRLVDRLDDDRPIRLYAVRSLATVAERFPEAVVDITPEIIDQLNTESSLLNAAVTQFLLPVAEHNPTAALDATPAIASLLSPTPTRARRQALAVLSVIAESFPEEVRPLVPQLCSILDADDAPYRISCTAALGHVTAAYPDAATPVVPTLLDQLTAYDPELRGNSVGVLGDIAQGFPTDVAPYTDEIAPLLDDSDPTVRSNTAGTLARIADEFPGRIDPFVPQVVELLEDSWTQSRVHACWVLGHCEASEAVDSLTEHRREDPSDAVRARAAWALKQID, from the coding sequence ATGCCTTCAACGCCGACTCCCCGACGGTCGCCCTGCAGTATCTGTGGAACCCCCGTCGGGAGTGCCGCCGCGCACGTTCCGAACCCGGTCTGCGATGTCTGTGATAGCCGCGCCGAAACGGTCGACGGTCGGCCCGCCGATGCAGCTGGCGAGCCAAACCCGGTCGTCATCGACGGTCACACTTGCTGGCGACAGTATACACTCCCGGCCGATGTCGACGCCGGCGGTGTCGACCACCTGACGATTCGGGATGCGGTCGGCTGTGACTCGGTTCACGACTGTATTCGTCGCCACACCGACGCCGACGGCGAGCCACTGCAGTGGTTCGCCCCCGGCCCGACCGGCGAGCCGATGCAGATCCGGTCGGCTCCCGACTCCGGGGAGGCCTTGGAGGCGTTTTTCGACCAGTTCGATAGCTCGACGGCGTTTCGGATCGTGAGCGAGGAAGGCGGGTCGACATCAGTGACGGCCGACCAGCCGGTTGCCGGCCCGACGCGTCTGCCGGCGGCGGCCGTTGGACTAACGGCTCCACCCACGTTCGAACTGATGACCGTCGAAGCTTCTCCCCAGCGGGTTCAGCTCTCGGTGCCCGAAATTACGGCCGTCGAGGTCGTCACGCGGGCCTCGCTGCCAGCACTCGACGAGGGGTCGCCGGACGACCGCGTCGACCGTTACCGGCAGTTGGCGGCGGTCGCTCCCGGCCTGCTGAAAACCGAGTCGCTGTGGCCCTTGATCGACGACGACAGTACTGCGGTCCGGTACGACGCGATCCGCACGGTCGAATCTGTGGTTGAGGACCGCCCCGAGGTCGGGCTGACGGCGGTCGACCGGCTTGTCGACCGGCTCGATGACGACCGCCCGATCCGGCTGTATGCCGTCCGGAGTCTGGCGACCGTTGCCGAGCGGTTCCCCGAGGCCGTCGTGGATATCACTCCAGAGATCATCGATCAGCTGAACACCGAGAGTTCGCTGTTGAACGCGGCTGTTACCCAGTTCCTGCTGCCGGTTGCCGAACACAACCCCACCGCCGCGCTGGATGCCACCCCGGCGATTGCCTCGCTGTTGTCGCCGACGCCCACGCGGGCGCGTCGACAAGCCTTGGCCGTCCTGAGTGTGATCGCCGAATCGTTCCCCGAGGAGGTCCGGCCGCTGGTCCCCCAGCTGTGTTCGATTCTGGATGCCGACGACGCGCCCTACCGGATCAGCTGTACGGCGGCGCTCGGCCACGTCACGGCGGCCTATCCCGACGCCGCAACGCCGGTCGTCCCGACGCTGTTGGATCAGTTGACTGCTTACGATCCCGAACTCCGGGGGAACTCGGTCGGCGTGTTGGGCGACATCGCACAGGGGTTCCCGACGGATGTCGCACCCTACACCGACGAAATTGCGCCGCTACTGGATGACTCAGATCCGACGGTGCGGTCGAATACGGCGGGAACGCTGGCGCGAATCGCCGACGAGTTCCCCGGCCGGATCGATCCGTTCGTCCCGCAGGTCGTGGAGCTTCTGGAGGATAGCTGGACCCAAAGTCGAGTCCACGCCTGCTGGGTGTTGGGCCACTGTGAGGCCAGCGAGGCCGTCGACTCGCTGACCGAACACCGGCGTGAGGACCCCAGCGACGCGGTTCGAGCGCGGGCGGCGTGGGCGCTCAAACAGATCGACTAA
- a CDS encoding SlyX family protein, with product MTNSKADIEALSDLIEKQQTQIEEQQKQIESQAERLKELEDNCTLRESRINSITRSLDSIEDDIDSLAVGAGNVTLSPIENAIVKYNDPEKSDFIKHQRDIRAARIILNFSKWSSKTPGGSKLNVKNNNLKTLYESKYGEHLASTQIGRAFRAAVDLSNGKFEHRRKNGHGLYLPSNKKIVTTEQELRKEAKST from the coding sequence ATGACTAATTCAAAAGCTGATATTGAGGCACTATCTGACCTCATTGAGAAACAGCAAACCCAAATTGAAGAGCAACAGAAACAAATTGAGTCGCAAGCCGAACGTCTCAAAGAATTAGAAGATAACTGTACACTCAGAGAATCACGAATTAATAGTATCACACGTAGTTTGGATTCTATTGAAGATGATATTGATTCTTTAGCAGTAGGTGCAGGAAACGTTACTTTGTCTCCAATTGAAAATGCAATTGTGAAATATAATGACCCTGAAAAATCTGATTTCATCAAACATCAAAGAGATATAAGAGCAGCACGGATTATTCTGAATTTCTCTAAGTGGTCTTCGAAAACACCAGGTGGCAGCAAATTAAATGTTAAAAATAACAACTTGAAAACACTATACGAATCAAAATACGGAGAGCATCTAGCAAGTACACAAATTGGACGTGCATTCAGGGCTGCAGTGGACCTTAGTAACGGGAAATTTGAACACAGACGGAAGAATGGACACGGACTTTACCTTCCCTCTAACAAAAAAATCGTTACAACAGAACAAGAACTTAGGAAGGAAGCGAAGTCAACTTAA
- a CDS encoding tyrosine-type recombinase/integrase: MSQQESFEQLKSDFLAGLPEKLADKSVVSYKQSIKRLEWFLDYADLDYTAINKRSDLVVHIPKKETSLGTSNTLLDYWAKWMLHEKGYAESTIETTYSYARSFFLYLYNEGHVTKNLTEDFVIGSYIDYGATLQQNKWPENYVVISPEQHKTMIENVGPPKFRNKMVLNLLYETGMRRAEISSLEKQHVDLKKNEIIVPAVKSDKTRPASISKKLSTQLEIWRDVRREAYINSDSDYFFITDDARSENGMSPRTVGDIVSYAAESLEEQDTVTTADDTERYKYSTHSYRHGFAEQFIQSSGEASIYSLKELLGHKDVSTTEQYLLSEKDDFLRSEADRHAPRID; the protein is encoded by the coding sequence ATGAGCCAACAAGAGTCGTTCGAACAACTTAAATCAGATTTTCTTGCAGGTCTTCCAGAGAAATTAGCAGACAAGTCGGTTGTTAGTTATAAGCAGTCAATAAAACGCCTTGAGTGGTTTCTAGATTATGCCGATTTAGATTACACTGCAATAAATAAGCGGTCAGACCTTGTAGTTCATATACCCAAAAAAGAGACAAGTCTTGGAACTTCTAATACACTCTTAGATTACTGGGCAAAGTGGATGTTACATGAGAAAGGGTATGCTGAGAGCACTATAGAAACAACGTACAGTTATGCTCGTTCATTCTTTCTGTATCTCTATAATGAAGGCCATGTCACAAAGAATCTGACAGAAGATTTTGTGATTGGTAGCTATATTGATTACGGAGCTACACTCCAGCAAAATAAGTGGCCTGAAAATTACGTTGTTATCTCTCCTGAGCAACATAAAACAATGATTGAAAATGTAGGACCACCGAAATTCAGAAATAAAATGGTTCTAAATTTGCTTTATGAAACAGGGATGCGAAGAGCTGAGATTAGTTCACTTGAAAAACAGCATGTCGATTTGAAGAAAAACGAAATTATAGTACCTGCAGTAAAGTCCGACAAAACAAGACCAGCAAGTATCTCTAAAAAATTATCTACTCAACTTGAAATCTGGAGGGATGTCCGTCGGGAAGCATACATTAATTCTGATTCTGATTATTTCTTTATCACAGATGACGCAAGGTCTGAAAATGGAATGTCACCTCGTACCGTTGGTGATATTGTCTCGTATGCAGCCGAGTCCTTAGAAGAGCAGGACACAGTTACAACTGCAGACGACACAGAACGATATAAATATTCAACTCATTCATATCGTCACGGATTCGCAGAGCAATTTATCCAATCATCAGGAGAGGCCTCAATATATTCGCTTAAAGAATTATTAGGTCACAAAGATGTATCCACTACTGAACAGTACTTGCTCAGTGAGAAAGATGATTTCTTGCGAAGTGAGGCGGATAGACACGCACCGAGAATAGATTAA
- a CDS encoding translation initiation factor eIF-2B, producing the protein MIDETVEEIQGMQSHSSSLIAIKATQALSELLDREYASVEEFERDLERNAGALRRANPSHASLHNAVRAVERSVLDVSGSVDEAKEFTREMIDRVVEDIETGKRRAAANAAETFEDGETFLTHDFSTTALAAVEAAALDGNYLTAYVMEARPRYIGRGTARMLAAIDRVEPHLMVDSALGHFLSECDRVVIGMDCIVDDTLYNRVGTLPLAATAQELGVPVVVVGSGAKVIEEGFAFQNQHRSPSEVMLEPVEGIAIENPAYDATPVEYIDQLITETGIHEF; encoded by the coding sequence ATGATCGACGAAACAGTCGAGGAGATCCAAGGGATGCAGAGTCATAGCTCCTCGCTGATCGCTATCAAGGCGACACAGGCGCTATCGGAGCTACTCGACCGCGAGTACGCCTCCGTCGAGGAGTTCGAGCGAGACCTCGAACGCAACGCGGGCGCACTCCGGCGAGCCAATCCATCGCACGCCTCGCTCCACAACGCGGTTCGGGCGGTCGAACGCTCGGTACTCGACGTCTCCGGCTCCGTCGACGAGGCCAAGGAATTCACCCGCGAGATGATCGACCGCGTCGTCGAGGATATCGAAACCGGCAAACGCCGCGCTGCCGCCAACGCCGCCGAAACGTTCGAAGACGGCGAAACCTTTCTGACACACGATTTCTCGACGACTGCACTGGCGGCCGTCGAGGCCGCCGCCCTCGACGGCAACTATCTGACGGCCTACGTGATGGAAGCCCGGCCTCGATACATCGGCCGCGGAACCGCCCGCATGCTGGCCGCAATCGACCGCGTCGAACCGCATCTCATGGTCGACAGTGCCTTGGGTCACTTCCTTTCGGAGTGCGACCGCGTCGTGATCGGCATGGACTGTATCGTCGACGACACGCTCTACAACCGAGTCGGCACCCTACCGCTGGCGGCGACCGCCCAAGAACTCGGCGTGCCGGTCGTCGTCGTCGGCTCGGGGGCCAAAGTGATCGAAGAAGGGTTTGCCTTCCAAAATCAGCACCGCTCGCCGTCGGAAGTGATGCTCGAACCGGTCGAAGGAATCGCTATCGAGAACCCCGCCTACGATGCGACGCCGGTCGAATACATCGACCAGCTTATCACCGAGACCGGCATCCACGAGTTCTAA
- a CDS encoding SDR family oxidoreductase, protein MSANTDPTVVITGASAGVGRATARAFAEKGARIGLLARGEAGLEAAKQEVVDAGSEAVVVETDVAHPEQVDTAAEAVEEAFGPIDIWVNNAMTSVFSPVSEMEPDEYERVTAVTYLGYVYGTQVALDHMRPRDEGTIIQVGSALAYRGIPLQSAYCGGKHAIQGFTESVRTELIHEDSNIQLTMVQMPALNTPQFEWVRSRLPNKPQPVPPIYQPEVAAEAIVWAAHNDRNELWVGGSTLKAILGNRVIPRRLDYLLARTGWNAQMIDEPVDSDRADNLREPVDDDTDFGARGSFDNKARERSYLLWAMTHPKQVAALTVGVAFLLWDLLGRLGDGSA, encoded by the coding sequence ATGTCAGCAAACACAGACCCAACGGTCGTTATCACAGGTGCATCGGCTGGCGTTGGACGAGCGACGGCGCGTGCCTTTGCCGAGAAGGGCGCACGGATCGGTCTCCTCGCCCGCGGTGAGGCAGGGCTCGAAGCCGCCAAACAGGAGGTCGTCGACGCCGGGAGTGAGGCCGTCGTCGTCGAAACGGATGTCGCCCACCCAGAGCAGGTCGACACTGCCGCCGAGGCTGTCGAGGAGGCGTTTGGTCCAATCGACATCTGGGTGAACAACGCGATGACTTCCGTGTTTTCCCCAGTGAGTGAGATGGAACCCGACGAGTACGAACGCGTCACCGCGGTCACCTATCTCGGCTACGTTTACGGCACGCAGGTCGCCTTGGATCACATGCGCCCGCGTGACGAGGGAACCATAATTCAGGTCGGGTCGGCGCTGGCCTACCGCGGGATTCCACTTCAGTCGGCCTACTGCGGCGGCAAACACGCCATTCAGGGGTTTACCGAGTCGGTTCGGACCGAACTCATCCACGAGGACAGCAACATCCAGTTGACGATGGTCCAGATGCCCGCGCTCAACACGCCACAGTTCGAGTGGGTCCGGAGTCGACTCCCCAACAAACCACAGCCAGTGCCACCCATCTACCAGCCCGAAGTTGCCGCCGAGGCCATCGTTTGGGCGGCCCACAACGACCGCAACGAACTCTGGGTCGGTGGGTCGACGCTGAAAGCTATCCTCGGCAATCGAGTGATTCCCCGTCGACTCGACTACCTGCTGGCTCGCACCGGCTGGAACGCCCAGATGATCGACGAGCCTGTGGACTCCGATAGGGCCGACAACCTTCGAGAGCCAGTCGACGACGACACCGATTTCGGAGCCCGTGGCTCGTTCGACAACAAAGCACGCGAGCGGAGCTATCTGCTGTGGGCGATGACCCATCCCAAGCAGGTGGCCGCCCTCACTGTCGGCGTGGCGTTCCTTCTTTGGGACCTGCTCGGTCGACTGGGAGATGGGAGCGCCTAA
- a CDS encoding Gfo/Idh/MocA family protein: MTEPLTIGMLGYRFMGRAHSNAIARLPMFFPDAPEIERHTLIGRDKEALAEAADQFGFAQTATDWEAVVEEVDVFYNLGPNHLHAEPSIAALEAGTPVLCEKPLAPTLETAERMRDAASEAGVPAGCAFNYRFLPAIQYAKQLIANGDLGTIQHVRGRYLQDWLVDPEAPWAWRMDSELAGSGALGDLGAHTVDLARFLGGDQTGDIERVSGHLETFVDERPVYDDEEAIEEYRPVTVDDAYTAQAEFANGAVGSFEASRVATGHKNDHTIEIHGTEGSLKFSLERLNELKLLTGDNRGYETILVTDETDPYVDHWWPPGHTIGWEHSFVHENYEFLSAVADGTEFSPSFDDAYDVQVILDAIERADDIGQWVDVREQ; the protein is encoded by the coding sequence GTGACTGAGCCACTTACCATCGGCATGCTCGGCTACCGGTTTATGGGTCGTGCCCACTCGAATGCCATCGCTCGGTTGCCGATGTTTTTCCCCGACGCACCCGAGATCGAGCGCCACACACTCATTGGACGCGATAAGGAGGCCTTGGCCGAGGCCGCCGACCAATTTGGGTTTGCACAGACGGCGACCGATTGGGAAGCTGTCGTCGAGGAGGTCGACGTGTTCTACAATCTCGGGCCGAACCATCTCCACGCCGAGCCCTCGATTGCCGCCTTGGAGGCCGGAACACCCGTGCTCTGCGAGAAACCCCTCGCGCCAACGCTGGAGACCGCCGAACGAATGCGCGATGCGGCGAGCGAGGCGGGCGTCCCGGCGGGCTGTGCGTTCAACTACCGATTTCTGCCCGCGATCCAGTATGCAAAGCAGCTGATCGCCAACGGTGATCTCGGGACGATCCAGCACGTTCGAGGTCGATATCTGCAGGATTGGCTCGTCGACCCCGAGGCACCGTGGGCGTGGCGGATGGATTCCGAACTGGCTGGCTCCGGCGCGCTCGGTGATCTGGGCGCTCACACCGTCGACCTCGCGCGCTTCCTCGGCGGCGACCAAACGGGCGACATCGAACGTGTCTCGGGCCACCTCGAAACGTTCGTCGACGAACGACCAGTGTACGACGACGAGGAGGCTATCGAGGAGTACCGACCGGTGACCGTCGACGACGCCTACACTGCCCAAGCCGAGTTCGCCAACGGCGCGGTCGGGAGCTTCGAGGCCTCACGGGTGGCGACCGGTCACAAAAACGACCACACGATAGAGATTCATGGCACGGAGGGAAGCCTGAAGTTCTCGCTGGAACGGCTCAACGAACTCAAGCTGTTGACCGGCGACAATCGCGGCTACGAGACGATTCTCGTGACCGACGAAACCGACCCCTACGTCGACCACTGGTGGCCGCCGGGCCACACCATCGGCTGGGAACACAGTTTCGTCCACGAAAACTACGAGTTCCTCTCGGCGGTCGCCGATGGAACGGAGTTCTCGCCGTCCTTCGACGACGCCTACGATGTGCAGGTCATCCTCGATGCAATCGAGCGAGCCGACGATATCGGTCAGTGGGTCGACGTGAGAGAACAGTAA
- a CDS encoding vitamin K epoxide reductase family protein: protein MNQSDSHDEDDMQEPGTMMFNHPRKETWIQYGVISLGIWLVFSPMSLGYESIWMTWSDILTGVVLIALSGLTVWRGNRWASYANGFVGFWLLLAPVVFSAPTAAAYVNDSLVGILVITFSVIIMMRMEMSGGSVPQGWTYNPSTAAQRFPLVVLGFFGFFASRYMAAYQLGYIDFVWDPVFGDGTVQILESWVSEAFPVSDAGLGAVAYAIEGLMSFMGDKTRWRTMPWMVAFFGIVVIPLGLVQVLLVVFQPLLVGTWCTLCLLSAFGMLWMISLTFDEVVAMFQLLRRRMSEGVSLWHAFWMGGMLSEEEAGLPEGTREDPDRAAGMFWGVSLPWTLLAALALGFWLMLSPTVFGSEGLLADSSHLVGSLVVSVSVIATAEPARLLRFVNIPLGGWIILAPWLFGAPLLTVLNGVVVGALLIAASIPRGQIRDQYGSWWPQYVR, encoded by the coding sequence ATGAATCAATCAGATAGCCACGACGAAGACGATATGCAAGAGCCGGGAACGATGATGTTCAACCATCCACGCAAAGAGACGTGGATTCAGTACGGCGTCATCTCGCTGGGGATCTGGCTCGTCTTCTCTCCGATGTCGCTCGGCTACGAAAGCATCTGGATGACCTGGAGCGACATACTTACGGGAGTTGTACTGATCGCCCTGAGTGGCCTCACCGTCTGGCGAGGCAACCGGTGGGCGTCGTACGCCAACGGCTTCGTCGGCTTCTGGCTGCTGTTGGCCCCAGTCGTCTTCAGCGCGCCGACAGCCGCCGCCTATGTTAATGACTCGCTGGTCGGGATTCTGGTGATTACGTTCTCGGTTATCATCATGATGCGGATGGAGATGTCTGGCGGGAGTGTGCCACAGGGATGGACATACAATCCGTCGACGGCGGCCCAACGGTTCCCACTGGTCGTCCTCGGTTTTTTCGGATTTTTCGCTTCACGGTATATGGCCGCCTACCAGTTGGGATATATTGATTTCGTCTGGGACCCTGTCTTTGGCGACGGAACGGTCCAGATTCTCGAATCCTGGGTCTCGGAGGCCTTCCCCGTCTCGGATGCTGGGTTGGGGGCGGTGGCCTACGCAATCGAGGGACTGATGTCGTTTATGGGCGACAAAACGCGCTGGCGGACGATGCCGTGGATGGTGGCGTTTTTCGGCATCGTCGTTATCCCGCTGGGCCTTGTGCAGGTCCTCCTCGTTGTTTTCCAGCCCCTGCTGGTCGGCACGTGGTGTACCCTCTGTCTGCTGTCGGCGTTCGGGATGCTTTGGATGATTTCGCTCACGTTCGACGAGGTCGTCGCCATGTTCCAACTGCTCCGTCGACGGATGAGCGAGGGCGTCTCACTGTGGCATGCGTTCTGGATGGGCGGCATGCTCTCAGAGGAGGAGGCCGGGCTTCCTGAAGGAACCCGAGAAGACCCGGACCGCGCGGCAGGAATGTTCTGGGGGGTGTCGCTGCCGTGGACGCTGCTGGCGGCGCTGGCACTCGGCTTTTGGCTCATGCTGTCACCGACTGTCTTCGGCTCGGAGGGGTTGCTTGCCGACAGTAGCCATCTCGTCGGGTCGCTTGTCGTCTCGGTGTCGGTGATCGCCACCGCCGAACCGGCCCGCCTGCTTCGGTTCGTCAACATTCCGCTTGGTGGGTGGATCATCCTCGCACCATGGCTGTTCGGCGCGCCGCTACTCACAGTTCTCAACGGTGTTGTCGTGGGTGCACTGCTCATCGCTGCCAGCATCCCACGGGGTCAGATTCGGGATCAGTACGGCTCGTGGTGGCCGCAGTATGTCAGATAA